In a single window of the Rattus norvegicus strain BN/NHsdMcwi chromosome 6, GRCr8, whole genome shotgun sequence genome:
- the Slc5a6 gene encoding sodium-dependent multivitamin transporter isoform X1 gives MTVASTAAPSYTTSDTNRVISTFSVVDYVVFGLLLVLSLVIGLYHACRGWGRHTVGELLMADRKMGCLPVALSLLATFQSAVAILGGPAEIYRFGTQYWFLGCSYFLGLLIPAHIFIPVFYRLHLTSAYEYLELRFNKAVRICGTVTFIFQMVVYMGVALYAPSLALNAVTGFDLWLSVLALGIVCNIYTALGGLKAVIWTDVFQTLIMFLGQLVVIIVGAAKVGGLGHVWAVASQHGLISGIELDPDPFVRHTFWTLAFGGVFMMLSLYGVNQAQVQRYLSSHSEKAAVLSCYAVFPCQQVALCMSCLIGLVMFAYYKKYSMSPQQEQAAPDQLVLYFVMDLLKDMPGLPGLFVACLFSGSLSTISSAFNSLATVTMEDLIQPWFPQLTETRAIMLSRSLAFAYGLVCLGMAYVSSHLGSVLQAALSIFGMVGGPLLGLFCLGMFFPCANPLGAIVGLLTGLTMAFWIGIGSIVSRMSSAAASPPLNGSSSFLPSNLTVATVTTLMPSTLSKPTGLQQFYSLSYLWYSAHNSTTVIAVGLIVSLLTGGMRGRSLNPGTIYPVLPKLLALLPLSCQKRLCWRSHNQDIPVVTNLFPEKMGNGALQDSRDKERMAEDGLVHQPCSPTYIVQETSL, from the exons ATGACTGTGGCGAGCACTGCGGCTCCCTCCTATACAACCTCAGACACCAACCGGGTTATTTCCACCTTTTCTGTTGTGGACTATGTGGTGTTTGGCCTGTTGCTGGTTCTCTCCCTTGTCATTGGGCTCTATCATGCTTGCCGCGGCTGGGGCCGCCATACTGTTGGTGAGCTGCTGATGGCAGACCGAAAAATGGGCTGCCTTCCTGTGGCACTGTCCTTGCTGGCCACCTTCCAGTCAGCTGTGGCGATCCTTGGGGGACCAGCTGAGATCTACCGATTTGGAACCCAGTATTGGTTCCTGGGGTGCTCCTACTTCCTGGGGCTTCTGATCCCTGCTCACATCTTCATCCCTGTCTTCTACCGCCTGCATCTTACCAGCGCCTATGAG TACCTAGAGCTCCGCTTCAATAAAGCAGTCCGGATCTGTGGGACTGTGACCTTCATCTTTCAGATG GTGGTCTACATGGGAGTGGCTCTCTATGCACCGTCCCTGGCCCTCAATGCAG TGACTGGATTTGATCTATGGCTGTCAGTCCTGGCCCTAGGAATTGTCTGCAACATCTACACTGCACTG GGTGGGCTGAAGGCTGTCATCTGGACAGATGTGTTCCAAACGTTGATCATGTTCCTAGGGCAGCTGGTGGTTATCATTGTAGGAGCGGCCAAAGTGGGCGGCTTGGGGCATGTATGGGCTGTGGCTTCCCAGCATGGCCTCATCTCTGGGATTGA GCTGGATCCTGACCCCTTTGTACGTCATACTTTCTGGACTTTGGCCTTTGGCGGCGTCTTCATGATGCTCTCCTTGTATGGAGTGAATCAGGCTCAGGTGCAGCGCTACCTCAGTTCCCACTCAGAGAAGGCTGCTGTGCT CTCCTGCTATGCAGTGTTCCCTTGCCAGCAAGTGGCCCTCTGCATGAGCTGCCTCATTGGTCTGGTCATGTTTGCCTATTATAAGAAATATAGTATGAGCCCCCAACAAGAGCAAGCAGCCCCTGACCAG TTAGTCCTCTATTTTGTGATGGACCTCCTGAAAGACATGCCAGGGCTGCCCGGGCTCTTCGTTGCTTGCCTCTTCAGTGGATCTCTCAG CACCATATCCTCCGCATTCAATTCACTGGCCACTGTCACAATGGAAGACCTGATCCAGCCCTGGTTCCCTCAGTTGACTGAAACCCGGGCCATCATGCTCTCTCGAAGCCTTG CCTTTGCCTATGGGCTAGTTTGCCTGGGAATGGCCTATGTTTCCTCTCATCTGGGATCAGTGCTCCAG GCAGCACTCAGCATCTTTGGCATGGTTGGAGGGCCACTGCTGGGACTCTTCTGCCTTGGGATGTTCTTTCCGTGTGCCAACCCTCTT GGTGCCATTGTAGGCCTGTTGACGGGACTCACCATGGCCTTCTGGATTGGCATTGGGAGCATAGTAAGCAGGATGAGTTCTGCTGCAGCATCCCCTCCCCTTAATGGATCCAGCTCCTTCCTGCCCAGCAATCTAACTGTCGCCACTGTGACCACCCTGATGCCTTCTACCCTGTCCAA GCCCACAGGACTGCAGCAGTTCTATTCCCTGTCCTATTTATGGTACAGTGCGCACAACTCCACCACAGTCATTGCAGTGGGCCTGATTGTCAGTCTGCTCACTG GGGGAATGCGGGGCCGGTCCCTGAACCCTGGCACCATTTACCCTGTGTTGCCAAAGCTCCTTGCACTCCTGCCCTTATCCTGCCAGAAGCGGCTTTGCTGGAGAAGCCACAACCAG GATATCCCTGTGGTCACCAACCTGTTTCCAGAGAAGATGGGGAACGGAGCGCTGCAGGAcagcagagacaaagagaggatgGCTGAAGATGGCCTTGTCCATCAGCCATGCAGCCCCACCTACATTGTCCAAGAGACGTCCCTGTGA